A segment of the Actinomyces sp. oral taxon 171 str. F0337 genome:
GGCGATCTACACCCGGGCCGTCACCCGCACCGGCGCCCGGGTCCCGCTCAAGGAGGTCCTCAGGAGGGCGGAGCGGGCCTGAGCACGGTCCTCATCCGCCTTCACCGACCACATACCGACGACGATGGTACGCCTCCCCATGAAGGGAGGCGCACCATCGTCGTCTGATGGCAGCCGTCAAGCGCTCTGCGCGGCGGGTTGCGAGTCAGCCGGCCAGCTCGGGGAACCAGATGGCGATCTCGCGGGCGGCGGACTCGTCGCTGTCCGAGCCGTGGACGAGGTTGAGGATGGCCGGGGTGCCCCAGTCACGTCCCAGGTCTCCGCGGATGGTGCCGGGGGCGGCCTTAGTGGGGTCTGTGGGCCCCATGAGGCTGCGCACGCCCTCGACGACGCGCTGCCCCTCGGCGACCGCGGCCACCACGTTGCCGGAGGTCATGTACTCCACGACACCGGGGTAGAAGGGCTTGTTCACGTGCTCGGCGTAGTGCTCGGCAAGGATCTCCTCGGTGGGCGTAAGGACCTTCAGGGCCGTCAGGGCGTACCCCTTGGCCTCGATACGACGCAGGATCTCACCGGTGAGGCGACGCTCGACGGCGTCGGGCTTGATGAGAACGAGGATGCGACCGGTCTGGGACGTGCTGGTCATGGGGGCTCCTTGGTGGGTTGGCGGGTGAGAGACCGAGTGGACCATAACGGGTCCGGGCCCCTGCCGGCCATGGCAGAGCCGGGCTCAGGCCTGCTCGACCACCAGGATCGAGGCCGGAGCACGGTCGCAGGCGGCGTCAAGAGCCGCCTGAAGGATGAGCGCGGAGGACTGGGCTCCGGGGTCGCGGTGGCCGCAGGAGCGCTCCCCCAGGAAGGAGGCCCGACCGCGACGGGCCTGAAGGGGCTCGGTGTCCTGGGCGCCCTTGACAGCAGCCTGCGCCGCTGCGGTGAGGACACCGACCTCGTCCTCTCCGACCTCGGCGGCCTCCTTGGCGGCCACCGCCGCAGGGCGCCAGGCGTCGGCCATGGTCTTGTCCCCGCTGTTGGCGTGCCCCCGGACCTCCAGGCCCGAGGTGGCCTCCTCCAGGGCGCGGGCCAGCTCTTCCGGCCCCCAGGAGGCGGCCTCGCTGGAGCGGGAGGCCTTGAGGAAGGCCGTTCCCAGCAGC
Coding sequences within it:
- the ndk gene encoding nucleoside-diphosphate kinase, which gives rise to MTSTSQTGRILVLIKPDAVERRLTGEILRRIEAKGYALTALKVLTPTEEILAEHYAEHVNKPFYPGVVEYMTSGNVVAAVAEGQRVVEGVRSLMGPTDPTKAAPGTIRGDLGRDWGTPAILNLVHGSDSDESAAREIAIWFPELAG
- the dhaL gene encoding dihydroxyacetone kinase subunit DhaL, with amino-acid sequence MSLDAAWALDWARRAADLIAENRAELTELDRAIGDADHGDNLDRGMKAVVSKLNAAQQAGGIPANPGGVLKLVATTLMATVGGAGGPLLGTAFLKASRSSEAASWGPEELARALEEATSGLEVRGHANSGDKTMADAWRPAAVAAKEAAEVGEDEVGVLTAAAQAAVKGAQDTEPLQARRGRASFLGERSCGHRDPGAQSSALILQAALDAACDRAPASILVVEQA